In Sciurus carolinensis chromosome 17, mSciCar1.2, whole genome shotgun sequence, one genomic interval encodes:
- the Tmprss9 gene encoding transmembrane protease serine 9 isoform X4: MECAANLQRVPGAVREAPAADPACCRSALAVAVAGMLVLTLAALLALLPTQPVHVEHSAELRGLRYASSLLRETSHYYRTLTPLLESLFVSSFRETELEASCLGCSVLGYRAGNASVLVHFRLSFLRGALGPPSLDLEERLLQRGLRASLRGRGVPLATYGTILSAELTGSRGGPVAVTERDLKSGRCPGSSFSCRNRQCVDKVNAECDGTADCSDASDEAHCDCGRQPAWRTAGRIVGGVAAAPGELPWQASLREDKEHFCGATVIGARWLVSAAHCFNEFRDPSEWVAFTGTTHLSGSEASAVRSRVVRIARHPFYNPDTADFDVAVLELARPLPFGRYIQPACLPATSHVFPPGRKCLVSGWGYLKEDFLVKPEVLQKATVELLDQGLCAGLYGHSLTDRMVCAGYLDGKVDSCQGDSGGPLVCEEPSGRFFLAGIVSWGIGCAEARHPGVYARVTRLRDWILEAISAANKPPAPTAASVPAAPSTAWLTSPESPAVHTPTKPTQATSPAPLDSATAPKPQECGARPAMEKPTRIVGGLGAASGEVPWQVSLKEGSRHFCGATVVGDRWLLSAAHCFNHTKAERVQAHLGTASLLGVGGSPVKLGLRRVALHPRYNPGILDFDLAVLELARPLVFNKYIQPVCLPLAIQKFPVGRKCVISGWGNTQEGNASKPDVLQKASVGILDQKACNVLYNFSLTDRMLCAGFLEGRVDSCQDAGRLQPLPQDDSQPCGPKGHHQQTRHPRGQQQGDHPGFQHDGIGHKLNRQGTDATSRQPRVHHALPAARYRKPSERAGGGGPMRAAGCHNRAACDHRKAVPPARPRLRPVRVLTSLPRLHYRLVMLTARLHMGSHLQPQVCLDMWTWGLSDEWHVSVLLGHRLQAPGLCQGEGSTQDSPSARWERPARCRNGDLRAQHVTSG; the protein is encoded by the exons ATGGAGTGTGCGGCTAACTTACAGCGGGTGCCCGGGGCGGTGCGGGAGGCGCCGGCCGCCGACCCCGCCTGCTGCCGCTCCGCCCTCGCTGTCGCCGTGGCCGGCATGCTGGTTCTCACGCTGGCAGCCCTTCTGG CCCTCCTGCCCACGCAGCCCGTCCACGTGGAGCACAGTGCCGAGCTGCGGGGCCTCCGCTACGCCAGCTCGCTGCTGCGGGAGACCTCCCACTACTACCGCACCCTCACGCCGCTGCTGGAGTCGCTG TTCGTGAGCAGCTTCCGGGAGACGGAGCTGGAAGCCAGCTGCCTGGGCTGCTCGGTGCTCGGCTACCG GGCCGGGAACGCCAGTGTCCTGGTGCACTTCCGCCTGAGCTTCCTGCGCGGAGCCCTGGGGCCGCCCAGCCTGGACCTGGAGGAGCGTCTGCTGCAGCGGGGCCTCAGGGCCAGCCTGCGGGGGCGAGGCGTGCCGCTGGCCACCTACGGCACCATCCTGTCGGCCGAGCTCACGG GGAGCCGCGGGGGACCTGTGGCCGTGACCGAAAGGGACCTGAAATCAG GCCGCTGTCCCGGGAGCTCCTTCTCCTGCCGGAACCGCCAGTGTGTGGACAAGGTGAACGCCGAGTGCGACGGCACGGCCGACTGCTCGGACGCCTCGGACGAAGCCCACTGCG ACTGCGGGCGGCAGCCGGCCTGGAGGACCGCGGGCAGGATCGTGGGCGGCGTGGCGGCGGCCCCGGGGGAGCTGCCCTGGCAGGCCAGCCTGCGCGAGGACAAGGAGCACTTCTGCGGAGCCACCGTCATCGGCGCCAGGTGGCTGGTGTCTGCCGCCCACTGCTTCAACGA ATTCCGGGACCCGTCAGAGTGGGTGGCCTTCACGGGCACCACCCACCTCAGTGGCTCGGAGGCCAGTGCTGTGCGCTCCCGGGTGGTCCGGATCGCCAGGCACCCCTTCTACAACCCGGACACGGCCGACTTCGACGTCGCCGTCCTGGAGCTGGCCCGGCCCCTGCCCTTTGGCCGCTACATCCAGCCCGCGTGCCTGCCGGCCACCAGCCACGTCTTCCCGCCCGGCAGGAAGTGCCTCGTCTCAGGCTGGGGCTACCTCAAGGAGGACTTCC TGGTCAAGCCAGAGGTGCTGCAGAAAGCCACTGTGGAGCTGCTGGACCAGGGCCTGTGTGCCGGCCTGTACGGCCACTCGCTCACGGACAGGATGGTGTGTGCTGGCTACCTGGATGGGAAGGTGGACTCCTGCCAG GGCGACTCGGGAGGCCCCCTGGTCTGTGAGGAGCCCTCCGGCAGGTTCTTTCTGGCTGGCATCGTGAGCTGGGGAATCGGTTGTGCTGAAGCCCGGCATCCAGGGGTCTATGCCCGGGTCACCAGGCTGCGGGACTGGATCCTGGAGGCAATCTCTGCGGCAAACAAGCCTCCCGCACCCACAGCAGCTTCTGTCCCCGCCGCCCCCAGCACCGCCTGGCTGACCAGCCCTGAGAGCCCTGCGGTCCACACCCCCACCAAGCCCACGCAGGCCACCAGCCCTGCACCCCTGGACTCGGCCACAGCTCCTAAACCACAAG AGTGCGGGGCCCGGCCTGCAATGGAGAAGCCCACCCGAATAGTGGGTGGACTTGGGGCTGCGTCTGGGGAGGTGCCCTGGCAGGTCAGCCTTAAGGAAGGTTCAAGGCACTTCTGCGGAGCCACGGTGGTGGGCGATCGCTGGCTGCTGTCCGCCGCCCACTGCTTCAACCA CACCAAGGCCGAGAGAGTGCAGGCCCACCTGGGCACCGCGTCGCTCCTGGGCGTGGGCGGGAGCCCCGTGAAGCTCGGGCTGCGCAGGGTGGCGCTGCATCCCCGGTACAACCCGGGCATCCTGGACTTCGACCTGGCGGTGCTGGAGCTGGCCCGCCCCCTGGTCTTCAACAAGTACATCCAGCCCGTCTGCCTGCCCTTGGCCATCCAGAAATTCCCTGTGGGCCGCAAGTGCGTGATCTCGGGCTGGGGCAACACGCAGGAAGGAAACG CCAGCAAGCCTGACGTTCTTCAGAAGGCGTCTGTGGGCATCCTGGACCAGAAGGCTTGCAATGTGCTCTACAACTTCTCCCTCACTGACCGCATGCTCTGTGCTGGCTTTCTGGAAGGCAGAGTAGACTCCTGCCAG GACGCTGGTCGCCTCCAGCCACTTCCCCAGGACGACAGCCAGCCTTGCGGTCCCAAGGGTCACCACCAGCAGACTCGCCACCCCCGGGGCCAGCAGCAGGGTGACCATCCAGGCTTCCAACATGACGGTATCGGTCACAAGCTCAACCGCCAGGGGACAGACGCTACCTCCAGGCAGCCCAGAGTCCACCACGCGCTCCCAGCTGCCAGGTACAGGAAGCCCAGTGAGCGAGCGGGTGGTGGCGGGCCCATGAGGGCCGCGGGCTGTCACAACAGGGCGGCCTGCGACCACCGCAAGGCTGTTCCCCCTGCGCGACCCCGCCTGCGCCCGGTCCGTGTCCTGacctccctccccaggctgcaCTACCGCCTGGTCATGCTAACAGCCCGTCTCCACATGGGGTCACATCTGCAGCCCCAGGTCTGCCTGGACATGTGGACCTGGGGCCTGAGTGATGAGTGGCACGTGAGTGTCCTTCTCGGCCACCGTCTTCAGGCCCCGGGGCTGTGCCAGGGAGAGGGCTCCACGCAGGATTCCCCCTCAGCCCGCTGGGAGCGCCCTGCCCGGTGCAGGAATGGGGACCTCAGGGCACAGCATGTGACATCAGGCTAG
- the Tmprss9 gene encoding transmembrane protease serine 9 isoform X3 encodes MECAANLQRVPGAVREAPAADPACCRSALAVAVAGMLVLTLAALLALLPTQPVHVEHSAELRGLRYASSLLRETSHYYRTLTPLLESLFVSSFRETELEASCLGCSVLGYRAGNASVLVHFRLSFLRGALGPPSLDLEERLLQRGLRASLRGRGVPLATYGTILSAELTGSRGGPVAVTERDLKSGRCPGSSFSCRNRQCVDKVNAECDGTADCSDASDEAHCDCGRQPAWRTAGRIVGGVAAAPGELPWQASLREDKEHFCGATVIGARWLVSAAHCFNEFRDPSEWVAFTGTTHLSGSEASAVRSRVVRIARHPFYNPDTADFDVAVLELARPLPFGRYIQPACLPATSHVFPPGRKCLVSGWGYLKEDFLVKPEVLQKATVELLDQGLCAGLYGHSLTDRMVCAGYLDGKVDSCQGDSGGPLVCEEPSGRFFLAGIVSWGIGCAEARHPGVYARVTRLRDWILEAISAANKPPAPTAASVPAAPSTAWLTSPESPAVHTPTKPTQATSPAPLDSATAPKPQECGARPAMEKPTRIVGGLGAASGEVPWQVSLKEGSRHFCGATVVGDRWLLSAAHCFNHTKAERVQAHLGTASLLGVGGSPVKLGLRRVALHPRYNPGILDFDLAVLELARPLVFNKYIQPVCLPLAIQKFPVGRKCVISGWGNTQEGNASKPDVLQKASVGILDQKACNVLYNFSLTDRMLCAGFLEGRVDSCQGDSGGPLACEEAPGVFYLAGIVSWGVGCAQAQRPGVYARITRLKGWILDTMSSGSLPTPPPATTRTLVASSHFPRTTASLAVPRVTTSRLATPGASSRVTIQASNMTVSVTSSTARGQTLPPGSPESTTRSQLPGCGLPPAEALARIVGGSAAGRGEWPWQVSLRLRRREHRCGAVLVAERWLLSAAHCFDVYGDPKQWAAFLGTPFLSGAEGQLERVARIHKHPFYNRYTLDYDVALLQLAGPVRRSHLVRPICLPEPVPVPSVGAHCVITGWGSLREGDQQPHAVRRLPAGRRGQLLG; translated from the exons ATGGAGTGTGCGGCTAACTTACAGCGGGTGCCCGGGGCGGTGCGGGAGGCGCCGGCCGCCGACCCCGCCTGCTGCCGCTCCGCCCTCGCTGTCGCCGTGGCCGGCATGCTGGTTCTCACGCTGGCAGCCCTTCTGG CCCTCCTGCCCACGCAGCCCGTCCACGTGGAGCACAGTGCCGAGCTGCGGGGCCTCCGCTACGCCAGCTCGCTGCTGCGGGAGACCTCCCACTACTACCGCACCCTCACGCCGCTGCTGGAGTCGCTG TTCGTGAGCAGCTTCCGGGAGACGGAGCTGGAAGCCAGCTGCCTGGGCTGCTCGGTGCTCGGCTACCG GGCCGGGAACGCCAGTGTCCTGGTGCACTTCCGCCTGAGCTTCCTGCGCGGAGCCCTGGGGCCGCCCAGCCTGGACCTGGAGGAGCGTCTGCTGCAGCGGGGCCTCAGGGCCAGCCTGCGGGGGCGAGGCGTGCCGCTGGCCACCTACGGCACCATCCTGTCGGCCGAGCTCACGG GGAGCCGCGGGGGACCTGTGGCCGTGACCGAAAGGGACCTGAAATCAG GCCGCTGTCCCGGGAGCTCCTTCTCCTGCCGGAACCGCCAGTGTGTGGACAAGGTGAACGCCGAGTGCGACGGCACGGCCGACTGCTCGGACGCCTCGGACGAAGCCCACTGCG ACTGCGGGCGGCAGCCGGCCTGGAGGACCGCGGGCAGGATCGTGGGCGGCGTGGCGGCGGCCCCGGGGGAGCTGCCCTGGCAGGCCAGCCTGCGCGAGGACAAGGAGCACTTCTGCGGAGCCACCGTCATCGGCGCCAGGTGGCTGGTGTCTGCCGCCCACTGCTTCAACGA ATTCCGGGACCCGTCAGAGTGGGTGGCCTTCACGGGCACCACCCACCTCAGTGGCTCGGAGGCCAGTGCTGTGCGCTCCCGGGTGGTCCGGATCGCCAGGCACCCCTTCTACAACCCGGACACGGCCGACTTCGACGTCGCCGTCCTGGAGCTGGCCCGGCCCCTGCCCTTTGGCCGCTACATCCAGCCCGCGTGCCTGCCGGCCACCAGCCACGTCTTCCCGCCCGGCAGGAAGTGCCTCGTCTCAGGCTGGGGCTACCTCAAGGAGGACTTCC TGGTCAAGCCAGAGGTGCTGCAGAAAGCCACTGTGGAGCTGCTGGACCAGGGCCTGTGTGCCGGCCTGTACGGCCACTCGCTCACGGACAGGATGGTGTGTGCTGGCTACCTGGATGGGAAGGTGGACTCCTGCCAG GGCGACTCGGGAGGCCCCCTGGTCTGTGAGGAGCCCTCCGGCAGGTTCTTTCTGGCTGGCATCGTGAGCTGGGGAATCGGTTGTGCTGAAGCCCGGCATCCAGGGGTCTATGCCCGGGTCACCAGGCTGCGGGACTGGATCCTGGAGGCAATCTCTGCGGCAAACAAGCCTCCCGCACCCACAGCAGCTTCTGTCCCCGCCGCCCCCAGCACCGCCTGGCTGACCAGCCCTGAGAGCCCTGCGGTCCACACCCCCACCAAGCCCACGCAGGCCACCAGCCCTGCACCCCTGGACTCGGCCACAGCTCCTAAACCACAAG AGTGCGGGGCCCGGCCTGCAATGGAGAAGCCCACCCGAATAGTGGGTGGACTTGGGGCTGCGTCTGGGGAGGTGCCCTGGCAGGTCAGCCTTAAGGAAGGTTCAAGGCACTTCTGCGGAGCCACGGTGGTGGGCGATCGCTGGCTGCTGTCCGCCGCCCACTGCTTCAACCA CACCAAGGCCGAGAGAGTGCAGGCCCACCTGGGCACCGCGTCGCTCCTGGGCGTGGGCGGGAGCCCCGTGAAGCTCGGGCTGCGCAGGGTGGCGCTGCATCCCCGGTACAACCCGGGCATCCTGGACTTCGACCTGGCGGTGCTGGAGCTGGCCCGCCCCCTGGTCTTCAACAAGTACATCCAGCCCGTCTGCCTGCCCTTGGCCATCCAGAAATTCCCTGTGGGCCGCAAGTGCGTGATCTCGGGCTGGGGCAACACGCAGGAAGGAAACG CCAGCAAGCCTGACGTTCTTCAGAAGGCGTCTGTGGGCATCCTGGACCAGAAGGCTTGCAATGTGCTCTACAACTTCTCCCTCACTGACCGCATGCTCTGTGCTGGCTTTCTGGAAGGCAGAGTAGACTCCTGCCAG GGCGACTCCGGGGGTCCCCTGGCCTGCGAGGAGGCCCCGGGCGTGTTCTACCTGGCCGGGATCGTGAGCTGGGGCGTGGGCTGCGCTCAGGCTCAGAGGCCTGGCGTGTACGCGCGGATCACCAGGCTGAAGGGCTGGATCCTGGACACCATGTCCTCCGGCTCCCTCCCCACGCCTCCCCCCGCCACCACCAGGACGCTGGTCGCCTCCAGCCACTTCCCCAGGACGACAGCCAGCCTTGCGGTCCCAAGGGTCACCACCAGCAGACTCGCCACCCCCGGGGCCAGCAGCAGGGTGACCATCCAGGCTTCCAACATGACGGTATCGGTCACAAGCTCAACCGCCAGGGGACAGACGCTACCTCCAGGCAGCCCAGAGTCCACCACGCGCTCCCAGCTGCCAG GCTGTGGCCTGCCGCCTGCTGAAGCGCTGGCCAGGATCGTGGGTGGCAGTGCAGCGGGCCGTGGCGAATGGCCGTGGCAGGTGAGCCTGCGGCTGCGGCGTAGGGAGCACCGCTGCGGAGCCGTGCTGGTGGCAGAGAGGTGGCTGCTGTCCGCTGCACACTGCTTTGATGT CTACGGGGACCCCAAGCAGTGGGCCGCCTTCTTAGGCACGCCTTTCCTGAGCGGCGCCGAGGGCCAGCTGGAGCGCGTGGCACGCATCCACAAGCACCCCTTCTACAACCGCTACACGCTGGACTACGACGTGGCGCTGCTCCAGTTGGCCGGGCCAGTGCGCCGCAGCCACCTGGTGCGGCCCATCTGCCTGCCCGAGCCCGTGCCCGTGCCCTCGGTGGGCGCGCACTGCGTCATCACCGGCTGGGGGTCCCTGCGTGAGGGAG ATCAGCAGCCGCATGCTGTGCGCAGGCTTCCCGCAGGGCGGCGTGGACAGCTGCTCG GGTGA
- the Tmprss9 gene encoding transmembrane protease serine 9 isoform X1 — MECAANLQRVPGAVREAPAADPACCRSALAVAVAGMLVLTLAALLALLPTQPVHVEHSAELRGLRYASSLLRETSHYYRTLTPLLESLFVSSFRETELEASCLGCSVLGYRAGNASVLVHFRLSFLRGALGPPSLDLEERLLQRGLRASLRGRGVPLATYGTILSAELTGSRGGPVAVTERDLKSGRCPGSSFSCRNRQCVDKVNAECDGTADCSDASDEAHCDCGRQPAWRTAGRIVGGVAAAPGELPWQASLREDKEHFCGATVIGARWLVSAAHCFNEFRDPSEWVAFTGTTHLSGSEASAVRSRVVRIARHPFYNPDTADFDVAVLELARPLPFGRYIQPACLPATSHVFPPGRKCLVSGWGYLKEDFLVKPEVLQKATVELLDQGLCAGLYGHSLTDRMVCAGYLDGKVDSCQGDSGGPLVCEEPSGRFFLAGIVSWGIGCAEARHPGVYARVTRLRDWILEAISAANKPPAPTAASVPAAPSTAWLTSPESPAVHTPTKPTQATSPAPLDSATAPKPQECGARPAMEKPTRIVGGLGAASGEVPWQVSLKEGSRHFCGATVVGDRWLLSAAHCFNHTKAERVQAHLGTASLLGVGGSPVKLGLRRVALHPRYNPGILDFDLAVLELARPLVFNKYIQPVCLPLAIQKFPVGRKCVISGWGNTQEGNASKPDVLQKASVGILDQKACNVLYNFSLTDRMLCAGFLEGRVDSCQGDSGGPLACEEAPGVFYLAGIVSWGVGCAQAQRPGVYARITRLKGWILDTMSSGSLPTPPPATTRTLVASSHFPRTTASLAVPRVTTSRLATPGASSRVTIQASNMTVSVTSSTARGQTLPPGSPESTTRSQLPGCGLPPAEALARIVGGSAAGRGEWPWQVSLRLRRREHRCGAVLVAERWLLSAAHCFDVYGDPKQWAAFLGTPFLSGAEGQLERVARIHKHPFYNRYTLDYDVALLQLAGPVRRSHLVRPICLPEPVPVPSVGAHCVITGWGSLREGGSMARQLQKAAVRLLSEQTCRRFYPVQISSRMLCAGFPQGGVDSCSGDAGGPLACREASGRWVLTGVTSWGYGCGRPHFPGVYTRVAAVRGWIGQNIEE, encoded by the exons ATGGAGTGTGCGGCTAACTTACAGCGGGTGCCCGGGGCGGTGCGGGAGGCGCCGGCCGCCGACCCCGCCTGCTGCCGCTCCGCCCTCGCTGTCGCCGTGGCCGGCATGCTGGTTCTCACGCTGGCAGCCCTTCTGG CCCTCCTGCCCACGCAGCCCGTCCACGTGGAGCACAGTGCCGAGCTGCGGGGCCTCCGCTACGCCAGCTCGCTGCTGCGGGAGACCTCCCACTACTACCGCACCCTCACGCCGCTGCTGGAGTCGCTG TTCGTGAGCAGCTTCCGGGAGACGGAGCTGGAAGCCAGCTGCCTGGGCTGCTCGGTGCTCGGCTACCG GGCCGGGAACGCCAGTGTCCTGGTGCACTTCCGCCTGAGCTTCCTGCGCGGAGCCCTGGGGCCGCCCAGCCTGGACCTGGAGGAGCGTCTGCTGCAGCGGGGCCTCAGGGCCAGCCTGCGGGGGCGAGGCGTGCCGCTGGCCACCTACGGCACCATCCTGTCGGCCGAGCTCACGG GGAGCCGCGGGGGACCTGTGGCCGTGACCGAAAGGGACCTGAAATCAG GCCGCTGTCCCGGGAGCTCCTTCTCCTGCCGGAACCGCCAGTGTGTGGACAAGGTGAACGCCGAGTGCGACGGCACGGCCGACTGCTCGGACGCCTCGGACGAAGCCCACTGCG ACTGCGGGCGGCAGCCGGCCTGGAGGACCGCGGGCAGGATCGTGGGCGGCGTGGCGGCGGCCCCGGGGGAGCTGCCCTGGCAGGCCAGCCTGCGCGAGGACAAGGAGCACTTCTGCGGAGCCACCGTCATCGGCGCCAGGTGGCTGGTGTCTGCCGCCCACTGCTTCAACGA ATTCCGGGACCCGTCAGAGTGGGTGGCCTTCACGGGCACCACCCACCTCAGTGGCTCGGAGGCCAGTGCTGTGCGCTCCCGGGTGGTCCGGATCGCCAGGCACCCCTTCTACAACCCGGACACGGCCGACTTCGACGTCGCCGTCCTGGAGCTGGCCCGGCCCCTGCCCTTTGGCCGCTACATCCAGCCCGCGTGCCTGCCGGCCACCAGCCACGTCTTCCCGCCCGGCAGGAAGTGCCTCGTCTCAGGCTGGGGCTACCTCAAGGAGGACTTCC TGGTCAAGCCAGAGGTGCTGCAGAAAGCCACTGTGGAGCTGCTGGACCAGGGCCTGTGTGCCGGCCTGTACGGCCACTCGCTCACGGACAGGATGGTGTGTGCTGGCTACCTGGATGGGAAGGTGGACTCCTGCCAG GGCGACTCGGGAGGCCCCCTGGTCTGTGAGGAGCCCTCCGGCAGGTTCTTTCTGGCTGGCATCGTGAGCTGGGGAATCGGTTGTGCTGAAGCCCGGCATCCAGGGGTCTATGCCCGGGTCACCAGGCTGCGGGACTGGATCCTGGAGGCAATCTCTGCGGCAAACAAGCCTCCCGCACCCACAGCAGCTTCTGTCCCCGCCGCCCCCAGCACCGCCTGGCTGACCAGCCCTGAGAGCCCTGCGGTCCACACCCCCACCAAGCCCACGCAGGCCACCAGCCCTGCACCCCTGGACTCGGCCACAGCTCCTAAACCACAAG AGTGCGGGGCCCGGCCTGCAATGGAGAAGCCCACCCGAATAGTGGGTGGACTTGGGGCTGCGTCTGGGGAGGTGCCCTGGCAGGTCAGCCTTAAGGAAGGTTCAAGGCACTTCTGCGGAGCCACGGTGGTGGGCGATCGCTGGCTGCTGTCCGCCGCCCACTGCTTCAACCA CACCAAGGCCGAGAGAGTGCAGGCCCACCTGGGCACCGCGTCGCTCCTGGGCGTGGGCGGGAGCCCCGTGAAGCTCGGGCTGCGCAGGGTGGCGCTGCATCCCCGGTACAACCCGGGCATCCTGGACTTCGACCTGGCGGTGCTGGAGCTGGCCCGCCCCCTGGTCTTCAACAAGTACATCCAGCCCGTCTGCCTGCCCTTGGCCATCCAGAAATTCCCTGTGGGCCGCAAGTGCGTGATCTCGGGCTGGGGCAACACGCAGGAAGGAAACG CCAGCAAGCCTGACGTTCTTCAGAAGGCGTCTGTGGGCATCCTGGACCAGAAGGCTTGCAATGTGCTCTACAACTTCTCCCTCACTGACCGCATGCTCTGTGCTGGCTTTCTGGAAGGCAGAGTAGACTCCTGCCAG GGCGACTCCGGGGGTCCCCTGGCCTGCGAGGAGGCCCCGGGCGTGTTCTACCTGGCCGGGATCGTGAGCTGGGGCGTGGGCTGCGCTCAGGCTCAGAGGCCTGGCGTGTACGCGCGGATCACCAGGCTGAAGGGCTGGATCCTGGACACCATGTCCTCCGGCTCCCTCCCCACGCCTCCCCCCGCCACCACCAGGACGCTGGTCGCCTCCAGCCACTTCCCCAGGACGACAGCCAGCCTTGCGGTCCCAAGGGTCACCACCAGCAGACTCGCCACCCCCGGGGCCAGCAGCAGGGTGACCATCCAGGCTTCCAACATGACGGTATCGGTCACAAGCTCAACCGCCAGGGGACAGACGCTACCTCCAGGCAGCCCAGAGTCCACCACGCGCTCCCAGCTGCCAG GCTGTGGCCTGCCGCCTGCTGAAGCGCTGGCCAGGATCGTGGGTGGCAGTGCAGCGGGCCGTGGCGAATGGCCGTGGCAGGTGAGCCTGCGGCTGCGGCGTAGGGAGCACCGCTGCGGAGCCGTGCTGGTGGCAGAGAGGTGGCTGCTGTCCGCTGCACACTGCTTTGATGT CTACGGGGACCCCAAGCAGTGGGCCGCCTTCTTAGGCACGCCTTTCCTGAGCGGCGCCGAGGGCCAGCTGGAGCGCGTGGCACGCATCCACAAGCACCCCTTCTACAACCGCTACACGCTGGACTACGACGTGGCGCTGCTCCAGTTGGCCGGGCCAGTGCGCCGCAGCCACCTGGTGCGGCCCATCTGCCTGCCCGAGCCCGTGCCCGTGCCCTCGGTGGGCGCGCACTGCGTCATCACCGGCTGGGGGTCCCTGCGTGAGGGAG GCTCCATGGCGCGGCAGCTGCAGAAGGCAGCTGTGCGGCTTCTCAGCGAGCAGACGTGCCGCCGCTTCTACCCGGTGCAGATCAGCAGCCGCATGCTGTGCGCAGGCTTCCCGCAGGGCGGCGTGGACAGCTGCTCG GGTGATGCTGGGGGACCCCTGGCCTGCAGGGAGGCCTCTGGCCGATGGGTGCTGACCGGGGTCACCAGCTGGGGCTACGGCTGTGGCAGACCGCACTTCCCAGGTGTCTACACTCGGGTGGCTGCTGTGAGAGGCTGGATAGGACAGAACATCGAGGAGTGA